In a genomic window of Quercus lobata isolate SW786 chromosome 4, ValleyOak3.0 Primary Assembly, whole genome shotgun sequence:
- the LOC115985480 gene encoding uncharacterized protein LOC115985480 → MVETPEGVWTRPLEIEQSYKEVHKGKTEASIMTTEEEEVPWYYDIMKFLKLKAYLDGANKRECHSFKMMATQYILCGGQLYRRSYDGIHLRCLKKEEAERVMEEDHQGICGPYMNGRMLAKKILRIGYFWNTMETNCVDYVKSYHD, encoded by the coding sequence ATGGTTGAAACACCCGAGGGAGTATGGACACGACCCTTGGAAATTGAGCAAAGTTATAAGGAAGTGCACAAAGGGAAGACCGAAGCTTCAATAATGACCacagaggaagaagaagttCCATGGTACTATGACATCATGAAGTTCTTGAAACTAAAGGCATATTTGGATGGTGCCAACAAGAGAGAATGTCATTCCTTTAAGATGATGGCAACACAATACATCCTATGTGGAGGACAACTTTATAGAAGATCCTATGATGGTATACACCTTCGTTGcttgaagaaggaagaagccgAGAGAGTAATGGAAGAAGATCATCAAGGGATTTGTGGCCCTTATATGAATGGAAGAATGTTAGCTAAGAAGATCCTAAGGATAGGGTACTTTTGGAATACAATGGAAACCAATTGTGTGGACTACGTGAAGAGTTACCATGATTGA
- the LOC115985481 gene encoding protein MAIN-LIKE 1-like gives MTVTPYDFYHMTGLRLKGATISLDDVSGIQLGLNMLGRKYSTETIRYSDLVSDYMLLPQRIAEEHVRMARAFVLHLLGAYLFATSGQTVSLRWLTLFQDFGEAQRANWGQACLAYHYSTLDTLTWGILRQLVGLWDLLEFSSLFISCISICSL, from the coding sequence ATGACGGTGACTCCCTACGACTTCTACCACATGACCGGCCTTCGCCTCAAAGGGGCCACCATTAGTTTGGATGATGTGTCAGGCATCCAACTAGGTCTTAACATGTTAGGGAGGAAGTACTCTACTGAGACCATCCGCTATTCTGACTTGGTGTCGGATTACATGCTTCTCCCACAAAGGATTGCGGAGGAGCATGTCCGTATGGCTAGGGCTTTCGTTCTTCACTTGTTGGGGGCCTACCTCTTTGCCACTAGTGGGCAAACTGTGTCTTTAAGGTGGCTAACCCTCTTTCAGGACTTTGGAGAGGCACAAAGGGCCAATTGGGGGCAGGCATGTCTTGCCTATCATTATTCCACTCTCGACACTCTCACCTGGGGAATTTTGCGGCAGCTTGTGGGGCTTTGGGATCTCCTTGAGTTTAgttctcttttcatttcttgtatttccaTTTGTAGCTTGTAG